From one Caldichromatium japonicum genomic stretch:
- a CDS encoding lysophospholipid acyltransferase family protein, producing MMVARILWRTARLSEHLITGSVIAWSATLLNRQRAAWLPQAVRWWHARLLRALGVQVWVSGQLEPNCLLVANHISWLDIPVLGAQAEIYFLSKSEVRRWPLIGWFAELAGTRFIERGAYQAEAVIRQLGSDLEQGRTTMIFPEGTTTDGQKVRPFHPRLFTIAQTSARHIQPVAIRYRRLDDPAPDLTVPYIGDDSLLANLWRVICHPGLIAQVVFLDPIQPHAGETRRALAQRARASILAALSALDHPADGGTTMPADVGPLSFPSETQAA from the coding sequence ATGATGGTCGCGCGTATCCTATGGCGTACTGCGAGACTCAGTGAGCACCTCATCACGGGGAGCGTCATCGCCTGGTCCGCCACCCTGCTCAACCGCCAGCGGGCAGCTTGGCTACCCCAGGCCGTACGCTGGTGGCACGCGCGCCTGCTGCGCGCACTCGGGGTGCAGGTCTGGGTCAGCGGTCAACTGGAACCAAACTGCTTACTGGTTGCCAACCACATCTCTTGGCTCGATATCCCCGTTCTAGGCGCACAGGCTGAGATCTATTTTCTGTCGAAATCCGAGGTGAGACGTTGGCCGTTGATCGGTTGGTTCGCCGAGCTCGCCGGAACCCGTTTCATCGAGCGCGGTGCCTATCAAGCCGAGGCCGTAATCCGGCAGCTTGGCTCCGATCTCGAACAGGGGCGTACGACAATGATCTTTCCGGAGGGAACAACGACCGACGGCCAAAAGGTCAGACCCTTTCATCCCCGTCTATTCACCATCGCTCAGACAAGTGCAAGGCACATCCAGCCGGTAGCGATCCGCTACCGGCGTCTGGATGATCCGGCCCCTGATCTGACCGTGCCCTATATCGGTGATGACAGCCTGTTGGCCAACCTGTGGCGGGTCATCTGTCATCCAGGTCTGATCGCCCAGGTTGTTTTCCTCGACCCGATCCAACCCCATGCGGGTGAGACCCGCCGCGCCCTGGCCCAGCGGGCCCGCGCATCGATCCTTGCTGCGCTCTCTGCGCTGGATCATCCAGCTGACGGTGGCACTACCATGCCGGCAGATGTTGGCCCCCTATCATTCCCAAGCGAGACCCAAGCGGCCTGA
- a CDS encoding glycosyltransferase family 4 protein, with product MSNQDQALAGGPLKIAIVTETYPPEINGVANTMRYLATGMAARGHAVQVIRPRQPADATCVPDSSCEHHLVPGLPIPGYRSLRFGLPVYWRLRRLWKTNPPDLVYIATQGPLGHAALAAARSLKIPSVTGFHTHFQRYSQHYGLGLLTRQIEKRLKHFHNHSDATLVPTEELRAALIAEGFENVYVFGRGVDTEHFAPSRRSAELRRTWGCGPEDLAVLYVGRIAAEKNLALALAGFRAIQERRPEARFVLVGDGPEFGALKQQHPDLIFAGARRGDELAAHYASGDLFLFPSLTETFGNVVTEAMASGLPVIAFAYAAAGAYIRPWINGVPVALGDEDAFIAACVQCVDDPERLRRMGSEARKTMQDSGWERVLARAEELLCAVIHQRRANNANGVLSCKPG from the coding sequence ATGTCCAACCAAGACCAGGCGCTGGCCGGTGGCCCGCTGAAGATCGCCATCGTGACCGAGACCTATCCGCCCGAGATCAATGGTGTCGCCAATACGATGCGCTATCTGGCGACGGGTATGGCCGCGCGCGGTCATGCCGTGCAGGTCATCCGACCACGCCAGCCTGCTGACGCCACCTGTGTTCCCGACAGTAGCTGTGAGCACCATCTGGTGCCGGGTCTGCCCATTCCGGGATATCGCAGCCTCCGCTTTGGTCTGCCGGTTTATTGGCGTCTGCGTCGCCTCTGGAAGACCAATCCGCCCGATCTCGTCTATATCGCGACTCAAGGGCCCCTGGGCCATGCAGCTCTCGCTGCGGCGCGCTCGCTCAAGATCCCCAGCGTGACGGGCTTTCATACCCATTTTCAGCGTTATAGCCAACATTACGGGCTGGGGCTGCTCACCCGTCAGATCGAAAAGCGCCTCAAACATTTCCACAATCATTCAGACGCTACCCTGGTCCCAACGGAGGAGCTGCGCGCAGCGCTCATTGCCGAAGGTTTTGAGAACGTCTATGTCTTCGGGCGCGGCGTCGATACCGAACACTTTGCGCCGAGCCGCCGCTCTGCTGAGCTGCGACGCACCTGGGGATGTGGACCCGAGGATTTGGCGGTGCTCTATGTCGGGCGTATCGCCGCCGAAAAGAATCTGGCACTCGCCTTGGCTGGGTTTCGCGCCATTCAGGAGCGCCGTCCAGAGGCCCGCTTCGTGCTCGTTGGCGATGGACCTGAGTTCGGAGCTCTCAAACAGCAACACCCCGATCTGATCTTTGCGGGGGCGCGCAGGGGCGATGAATTGGCCGCGCATTACGCCTCGGGCGATCTGTTTCTTTTCCCGAGCCTGACCGAGACCTTCGGCAATGTCGTGACCGAGGCCATGGCCAGCGGTTTGCCGGTCATCGCCTTCGCTTATGCGGCAGCAGGGGCCTATATCCGACCCTGGATCAATGGCGTTCCCGTTGCGCTTGGGGACGAGGATGCATTCATCGCAGCCTGTGTGCAATGCGTCGATGATCCAGAGCGGCTGCGCCGGATGGGGAGCGAGGCGCGCAAGACGATGCAGGATAGCGGCTGGGAGCGCGTGCTCGCGCGGGCCGAGGAACTGTTATGCGCGGTGATTCATCAACGACGGGCGAACAACGCTAATGGAGTCCTGTCATGCAAGCCTGGCTAA
- a CDS encoding phosphatase PAP2 family protein — MQAWLRHLNDLEVSVCRVWSRSGGRHPWLQQPFAIVSRLGDGVFWYSLMAALPPVYGLSGLQASLHMLLTGALALLLYKLLKGATRRPRPCDHAHDITALVPPLDQYSFPSGHSLHAVAFSTVAIDYFPELGWLLVPFTTLIALSRIVLGLHYPSDVLMGILIGLALGYSSILFV, encoded by the coding sequence ATGCAAGCCTGGCTAAGACATCTGAATGATCTTGAGGTGAGCGTGTGTCGGGTATGGAGCCGATCCGGCGGTCGGCATCCCTGGCTTCAACAGCCCTTCGCGATCGTCAGCCGACTGGGGGATGGGGTCTTTTGGTATAGCCTGATGGCCGCCCTGCCCCCGGTCTATGGATTGTCAGGGTTACAGGCGAGCCTGCACATGCTGCTGACCGGTGCGCTGGCCTTACTGCTCTATAAATTGCTCAAAGGTGCCACCCGGCGCCCTCGGCCTTGTGACCATGCACACGACATCACCGCCCTGGTGCCGCCGCTGGATCAATACAGCTTTCCATCTGGGCACAGCTTGCACGCCGTGGCCTTTTCGACGGTCGCGATCGATTATTTCCCCGAGCTTGGCTGGCTGCTCGTCCCTTTTACTACCCTGATCGCGCTGTCGCGCATCGTTTTGGGATTGCATTACCCAAGCGATGTCCTGATGGGTATCCTGATCGGGCTAGCGCTGGGATATAGCAGCATCCTGTTTGTATAG
- the pnp gene encoding polyribonucleotide nucleotidyltransferase: MIPKPIVKQFQYGTQTVRLETGEIARQADGAVMVNMDDTVVLVTVVVDKSPGAAQDFLPLTVEYQEKTYAAGRIPGGFFRREGRPSEGEILAARLIDRPLRPLFAKGFCNEVQVIATVKSLNPAVNPEVPAMIGASAALMISGVPFNGPIGAARVGYKDGRYILNPPMIGLNLDSDLDLVVAGTDKAVLMVESEARELSEEVMLGAVMFGHEQMQVVIQAIRELAAEVGRPPIPWTPHVIDPALTQAVYELGAESIAAAYRIKEKQARHAALDNARNAIVEQLCGGENPAWPEAQVRQVIEALEARTVRDAILMGQPRIDGRDTKTVRPISIRTSVLPRTHGSALFTRGETQALVVTTLGTERDSQIVDALEGERKEHFMLHYNFPPFCVGEIGRVGSPKRREIGHGRLAKRGVLAVMPSIEEFPYSVRVVSEITESNGSSSMASVCGTSLALMDAGVPIKAPVAGVAMGLIKEDNRFAVLTDIMGDEDHLGDMDFKVAGTAEGVNALQMDIKIEGITREIMEIALAQAREARLHILAEMNKVMPSHRPEMSEHAPRIIEFKIHPEKIRDVIGKGGSVIRAITEETGATIDISDDGLVKIFSVIKAAGEEAKRRIQLITADVEVGKVYEGRVSRLMEFGAFVTILPGRDGLVHISQICEERVQSVSDKLKEGDIVRVKVLEIDKQGRIRLSMKAVGPDE; encoded by the coding sequence GTGATTCCTAAGCCCATTGTGAAGCAATTCCAATACGGAACCCAAACCGTCAGGCTGGAGACGGGGGAGATCGCCCGCCAGGCCGATGGCGCGGTCATGGTCAACATGGATGATACCGTCGTCTTGGTCACGGTCGTCGTGGATAAAAGCCCGGGTGCTGCGCAGGATTTCCTGCCGCTGACCGTCGAGTATCAGGAAAAGACCTATGCTGCCGGGCGCATCCCAGGCGGCTTCTTCCGGCGTGAAGGCCGCCCGAGCGAGGGCGAGATCCTGGCCGCGCGTCTGATCGATCGCCCCTTGCGCCCCCTCTTTGCCAAGGGGTTCTGCAACGAGGTACAGGTCATCGCCACGGTCAAGTCGTTGAATCCGGCGGTCAACCCCGAGGTCCCGGCGATGATCGGCGCCTCGGCAGCCCTGATGATCTCGGGCGTGCCGTTCAACGGGCCGATTGGCGCCGCCCGCGTCGGCTACAAAGACGGGCGCTATATCCTGAACCCGCCGATGATCGGCCTCAACCTTGATTCAGATCTAGACCTGGTCGTCGCCGGCACCGACAAGGCCGTCTTGATGGTTGAGTCGGAGGCGCGCGAGCTGTCCGAGGAAGTCATGCTCGGGGCGGTGATGTTCGGGCATGAGCAGATGCAGGTGGTGATTCAGGCGATCCGCGAACTGGCCGCCGAGGTCGGCAGACCGCCCATCCCCTGGACGCCGCATGTCATCGATCCGGCCCTGACCCAGGCGGTGTATGAGCTCGGGGCTGAATCCATCGCTGCCGCCTATCGGATCAAGGAAAAACAGGCCCGCCATGCCGCGCTCGACAACGCACGCAACGCCATCGTCGAGCAGCTCTGTGGCGGTGAAAACCCTGCCTGGCCCGAGGCGCAGGTGCGCCAGGTCATCGAGGCGCTCGAGGCGCGCACGGTGCGCGATGCCATCCTCATGGGGCAGCCGCGCATCGATGGGCGCGATACTAAGACCGTGCGCCCGATCAGTATCCGCACCAGCGTCCTGCCTCGTACCCATGGCTCGGCCTTATTTACCCGCGGCGAGACCCAGGCGCTGGTGGTGACTACCCTGGGCACCGAGCGCGATTCGCAGATCGTCGACGCACTGGAAGGAGAGCGGAAGGAGCATTTCATGCTCCATTACAACTTCCCGCCCTTTTGTGTCGGCGAGATCGGACGGGTCGGCAGCCCTAAGCGTCGCGAGATCGGTCATGGGCGGCTGGCCAAGCGCGGAGTTCTCGCGGTCATGCCCAGCATCGAGGAATTCCCCTATTCAGTGCGCGTGGTTTCGGAGATCACCGAGTCCAACGGCTCAAGCTCGATGGCGAGCGTCTGTGGGACCAGTTTGGCGCTCATGGATGCAGGGGTGCCGATCAAGGCCCCTGTCGCTGGGGTGGCAATGGGTCTGATCAAGGAAGACAACCGGTTCGCGGTCCTGACCGACATCATGGGCGATGAGGATCATCTCGGCGACATGGACTTCAAGGTCGCAGGTACTGCTGAGGGTGTCAATGCCCTCCAGATGGACATCAAGATCGAGGGGATCACCCGCGAGATCATGGAGATTGCACTCGCCCAGGCGCGCGAGGCCAGGCTCCATATCCTTGCCGAGATGAACAAGGTGATGCCTTCACACCGCCCCGAGATGTCTGAGCATGCACCGCGGATCATCGAGTTCAAGATCCATCCCGAAAAGATCCGCGATGTCATCGGCAAGGGTGGCTCGGTGATCCGGGCCATCACCGAGGAGACCGGCGCTACCATCGACATCAGCGACGATGGACTGGTCAAGATCTTTTCGGTCATCAAGGCGGCGGGCGAGGAGGCCAAACGGCGTATCCAGCTCATCACTGCTGATGTGGAGGTCGGCAAGGTCTATGAGGGACGGGTCTCACGGCTGATGGAGTTCGGTGCTTTCGTCACCATCCTGCCCGGACGCGATGGTCTGGTCCACATCTCACAAATCTGTGAGGAGCGCGTCCAGTCGGTTAGCGATAAGCTCAAGGAGGGCGATATCGTGCGGGTCAAGGTGCTCGAGATCGACAAACAGGGCCGTATCCGGCTAAGCATGAAGGCGGTGGGACCTGACGAGTAA
- the rpsO gene encoding 30S ribosomal protein S15 — translation MTMTAADKKKIIDEYARGERDTGSPEVQVALLTARIQQLTEHFKTHTQDHHSRRGLVRMVNARRKLLDYLKRKDLDRYRELIARLGLRR, via the coding sequence ATGACGATGACTGCTGCGGATAAAAAGAAGATCATCGATGAATATGCGCGCGGCGAACGCGATACCGGTTCGCCAGAGGTCCAGGTAGCCCTGTTGACGGCGCGCATTCAACAGTTGACCGAGCATTTCAAGACCCATACCCAAGATCATCATTCACGCCGGGGCCTGGTGCGCATGGTCAATGCACGGCGCAAGCTGCTCGACTATCTCAAGCGCAAGGATCTCGACCGCTACCGCGAGCTCATTGCCCGCCTGGGTCTGCGCCGCTGA
- the truB gene encoding tRNA pseudouridine(55) synthase TruB, translating into MGRRPPGRPITGILLLDKPAGLTSNAALQQIKSHYRARKAGHTGSLDPLATGLLPCCLGDATKFSAFLLDADKRYRVRIHLGVTTATGDAEGEVLATAPVGDLSADQIRAVLDRFIGPLDQLPPMYSAVKHQGERLYRLARQGIEVDRQPRRIHIHALSLVALKLPEIEVDVHCSKGTYIRTLAEDIGRALGCGAHVSALRRMGVGPYIEPGASFITSERIAALAEQGDFNALDALLLPLDTALGHYPALRLSPDAAFYLQQGQAVLVPQAPAEGWVRLYDPNARFIGVGEISDDGRVQPKRLL; encoded by the coding sequence ATGGGACGTCGTCCGCCTGGACGCCCAATCACTGGGATCCTCTTGCTGGACAAGCCAGCAGGTCTGACCTCGAACGCCGCCCTGCAACAGATCAAGAGCCATTATCGTGCGCGCAAGGCAGGGCATACTGGCAGCCTCGACCCCTTAGCCACTGGTCTCCTGCCCTGCTGTCTAGGCGATGCGACCAAGTTCTCGGCCTTTTTACTAGACGCCGATAAGCGTTATCGGGTGCGCATCCATTTGGGGGTGACCACCGCGACCGGCGACGCCGAGGGTGAGGTGTTGGCTACAGCGCCGGTCGGCGACCTGAGCGCAGACCAGATCCGCGCTGTCCTCGACCGTTTCATCGGCCCGCTCGATCAATTGCCTCCCATGTATTCGGCGGTCAAACATCAAGGCGAGCGGCTGTATCGTCTCGCGCGTCAGGGGATCGAGGTCGATCGCCAGCCGCGCCGGATTCACATCCATGCGCTGTCTCTGGTGGCGCTCAAGCTGCCTGAGATCGAGGTCGATGTGCACTGCTCTAAAGGGACCTATATACGCACCCTCGCCGAGGATATCGGTCGGGCGCTGGGCTGCGGCGCCCATGTCAGTGCCCTGCGCCGAATGGGTGTGGGACCCTATATCGAACCAGGGGCGTCCTTTATCACGAGCGAGCGGATCGCCGCCCTTGCTGAACAGGGCGATTTCAACGCCCTCGACGCCCTGCTCCTGCCCCTCGATACTGCACTCGGGCACTACCCGGCCCTGCGGCTTTCCCCGGATGCCGCCTTTTATCTGCAACAGGGGCAAGCGGTGCTGGTGCCCCAGGCGCCCGCCGAGGGCTGGGTGCGATTATATGATCCCAACGCCCGCTTTATCGGTGTCGGCGAGATCAGCGACGATGGCCGTGTTCAGCCCAAGCGACTTCTGTGA
- the rbfA gene encoding 30S ribosome-binding factor RbfA, with the protein MSEHTFERTERIGAEIQRLLAILIRDEVKDPRLANLTIHEVQVTRDLAHAKVYFTCFPDDEGAKEQERLLNGRLSGFLRRRLAQEIRLRTMPQLHFVHDESIARGERLVSLIEQAVGQDRSKHHEVE; encoded by the coding sequence GTGAGCGAGCATACCTTTGAACGCACCGAGCGCATCGGTGCCGAGATCCAGCGCCTGTTAGCCATACTGATTCGCGATGAGGTCAAGGATCCGCGTCTGGCCAACTTGACGATCCATGAGGTGCAGGTGACGCGTGATCTCGCCCATGCCAAGGTCTATTTCACCTGTTTCCCCGATGATGAGGGCGCCAAGGAGCAAGAACGCCTATTAAACGGGCGTCTCAGCGGATTCCTGCGCCGCCGGTTGGCTCAAGAGATCCGTCTGCGCACCATGCCACAGCTCCATTTCGTCCACGATGAATCCATCGCCCGCGGTGAGCGCCTGGTCTCGCTCATCGAACAAGCGGTCGGTCAGGACCGCTCCAAGCATCACGAGGTGGAGTGA